The genomic stretch GCGGGTGGAGACGTTCGGAATTCCGAAATGGGTCCCAGGAGATCGAGCGATCTCCTTCGTCTATTCTGGCGGCCTATACACCTTCGATCTGCCCTAGGTACCATCGCTCCAGATGCGGCGCGTGATGGTGATCGGCAATGGCGGAGGTGGGAAAACGACGCTCTCGCTTCGGCTTGCTGAAGCAAAAGGGTTACCGCTAACCGAGGTCGATCTCATTCAGTTTCGGCCAGGATGGGAGCGTACACCGGCCGACGAGGTTCGGGCTAGGCTGGACGAAGTTCACGATCAGGATGCGTGGCTGATCGACGGCTTTGGGCCCTGGGATAGCATTGAGCGAAGGGCGGAGTTGGCGGACACGATCATCTTCGTCGATCATCCGATCTGGGTGCATTTCTGGTGGGCATGCGAACGTCAGATCGCGGCGGCACTGGGGCAGGAGCGGGTAGGTGGACCTGAGGGGTGCGATTTGCGGGAGGTCACGAAAGAGATGTTTGAGACACTTTGGAGGGTGCATGAGAACCTGCGTCCAATGCTGGTGGAACTGGTCGAGCATCATCCCGAAAAGACCATTTGGATCAAATCGCCGGAAGAACTGGACGCGTTTCTGGCGGGGCTAGCCTAGCACCTGGTCCAAGTAGGGATTGCGGAACTTCCCGTTCGGGTCATGCTTAGCGACCAGAGCCTTGAAGTCTCCCATTTTGGGCACGACGGTCTTGAGGTAGTCGTGGCGCATCAGGAACAGCTTGCCCCAATGGGGAATGGCACGAAATGGCACGAGAGCGGCTTCGATTTCGGGGAGTAAAGCCTGTACGGCGGGCCAGTTTTTCTTCCATGTGAAGTGGATGCAGGTGACATCTTGTGCGTAGGCTGGGCTCATCCAAAGGCGGTCCGACGCGGCGGTTCGGATTTCAGAGACATGTAAAATAAGGGATATTTTTTCTCGTAATATGTTTATTTCTTGTAATGCTTGGTACGTATTTTGGCGAGGGACCATGAACTCGGATTGAAGTTCTTCGCCACTACTCGGCGTGAAGTCCATGCGGAAGTGGGCTAGTCGTTCGTGCCAGGAGCCGGGGATGCCGAGTTGTTCGGTGCAGTGCTCGGCCGAGTGGTCGGGGAGAGGGTGGAGCTTGACGGGCGAGAGGGTCGCGCCGTGGAACGTCTCGGGGGCGACGCCACCAAAACCGACATGCTTTTGCCAAACCTGGTCGATGGTGTCGCTTCGCCAGGTGGTGAAGAAACTGACGCTGTAGGCGCTTCCCGCGATGGCGTCGAAATCGGATGCGAGCTCGGAAAGGGGAAGGTTTTGGTACACGAGTTGGCGGACTTCGAAGGTGTGCTGGACGCGTAGGACCATCGACGTGACGACGCCCAGGGCTCCGAGATTGACGACGGCGCCGTGGAAGTCTTCGTCTTCTTCGTCGAGCTGAACGAGATCGCCGTGAGCGTTGACGAATTCGATGGCTCGGACGGCGGTGGCGAGGCTGCCGTTCTTGACGCCAGAGCCGTGGGTCGCGGTTGCGCAGGCTCCGGCGACGGAGATGTGGGGTAGAGAAGCGAGGTTGTGGAGAGCGAGTCCATGCTCGGCGAGGTAGGCGCTAAGCTTGCCGTACGAAATGCCGCCTTGGACGGTGACCGTGTGGCGTTCAGGGTCGAGGTGGAGCACCTGGTTCAGCCGCTCGGTAGAGATTTGGACGCCCTCGGTGTCAGCTCCGCTGTTGAAGGAGTGCCGCGTGCCGAGGGCTTTGACCTTTTCGGACTTGACGATGAGGTCTCGGAGTCGGTCAACGGACGAAGGGGCGAGGATGCCTTGCGATCCGTAGGTTTGGTTGCCTGCCCAGTTGGTGGCCATGATTTGAAGTAAGGCTACCTTTTAGTTGGCAGTTGGCAGTTGGCAGTTGGCAGTCTTCGATACGAGAGTTGGGAGTTCATGTTTTCACGGCCATCTCCCATCCCGCAAGCGGGAAGGTGTCGTTGACCGTGCCACCCAGCTTATCCTCCCGTCCGCTGCGCCTAGAGTCTGCACCGCCTCCACCGGACCAAAGCGCGGATAGATCCATCCGCTCCCACTGGGGGCGACCAGATTTACGCAGACCTCAAAGGGCATTATGTGAGCGGTCCCGATTCACTTCGTTCATTTCCATCGCGATGCTCGGCGGGAATTTCGTGACGCTCACAACTCCCTGGAAGGCGACTTCCTTCAAACGTTTCCCTCTCCCCTCCGCCATCCGCTTTTAGCGGATGGCACCTCCCCGCTGGGGCGGAGCGTGTTGGGTCGGCTTGATCAAAGTCCAGACTCGACTTCTTTCACCGAAGCAGGCTTTGGTGATCAAAGCGTCCCGACCTTCGGGAAGCGCTACCAAAGAACAACATGTGAGCGAGACGCTCACAGCTTCCAGTGGGCCGACCTCCACAGTACTACTGCGGGGCTTTGGCTTCGAGGAAGGTGTCGTTGTTGTATCGAATTCCGCCCGAAAGTTTTGGCACGACGAGGTCGTACTCAGGTATTGAAGGGTCATGGGAGGCTTCCACCCATCCGGCGCGGATCATCGACTCCAGAAACCCGAGTCCGAAGGCGAGCGCGCTATCCACATCGGGACGCAGGCCCTTATCCATGATCGCGCGGGCCATCTGGCCAAACACGAACGGCAGGTCGCCGCGCACCTTCAGAATCTGCACCAGTACGTAGTAGAACCCGGACTGTGGCAGGGTTGCCTCACCTCGCTTCCACCGGCGGATCGGCGTGATTTTGCCCTCGCCATAGAACGCGAACTCGTCAACCGTTGCGCCTTCCATGTTCAGCACGAAGCGGTTGTTCTTTTCACACTCCAGCACCGCCGAGTCCTGCGTCAGCACCTCGATGGTGTCTTTGAAGCTGTAGAAATCGCACCCAGAAAAGCCGCTTCCCATGTGCTCGTGCACAAAGCCGCCCGAGGCGAACCATTGGAAGGCGTTATTGGCGTCGAACTCCAGTCCGGCGTCGGCGGCGATGGTGCGGGTGAACTCCTTGCAGTCGGTGAAACAGCCGTTGGCGGTGTACCAAAAGTCGGCGAATTCGATGTGCTGTTTGACGCGGCGAGTCTGGTTTTCGCTCAGTTGGTCCTTCAGCCATTCGCCGTCCAGCTTGCCTTCGTCGAGGGCCAGGATGGTGTACGCGACCTCCTTGCCGCTGATGTGGGCCATGGTCATTCCGGCGGAGAGGATTGGGTCGGCAAAACCCGCGGCCTCGCCGATGAGGAACCAGTTGTCGCCGTGCATGCGGTCGGCATAGTACGACCAGTCGCGGGTGGTGTGAATCTCGTTCTCTCGCCACGCATTTTGGACAAGTTCGGATATCCAGGGCTCGTCGGCGATTGCCTTTTTGTACAACTCCTCGGTTGACATCCCGCACTGTTTGAAGTACTCGACGGGGCAGACCAGGCCAACGCTGGTGCGGGTTGGGCCAATTGGGATGAACCAGATCCAGCCGTAGCCGAGGCTCATGACTTGGACGCGGGTGCCGCCGGTGCCGATGTTGAACGCCCAATCGGTGTCGTGCCAGTAGTCCCAGATGGCGATGTTGCGCAGACTGCTGGGCTCGACGATGCCGACGCCCATCTGGCGGCGCAGGAAGCCGGAGCTGCCGCTGGCGTCGATGTAGTAACGACCGGTGATGGTCGAGCCGTCTTCGAGTTTCAGTCCTTCGATGCGGTCGCCTTCGCGCAGGACTTCGACGACGCGGGTTTCTTCGCGGACCTCGACGCCGAGCGATTTGGAGTGGTCGAGCAGAATCTTGTCGTACTGGGAACGGTCGACCTGAAAGGCAGTGCGGGTTCGCTGGCCCTGGTACTTGGCGGGGCGGGGCTCATCCACAAACAGTTCGGGTGGGTAAAGCTGGAAATCCCAGAGATCGCGGGTGTTACCCCAGCGGAACGTCGCGCCGATCTTGATGGGAAAGTTGGCGGCCTCGACCTTGTCCCACACGCCGAGTTCGTTCAGAACGGCATTGATGGGCGGAAGTTGGCTCTCGCCGATGTGGTCACGGGGAAACTTTTCCCTTTCCAACACCAAAACGTTCAATTCTTTCGCGTACTTTTTGAGCAAAGAGGCCGCAGTTGAACCTGCAGGTCCCCCTCCGATGATCACGACGTCGTGCACCCTTCTAATATACAGTTGTTAGAAAAGAATAGGAGGATTTACGCCAGATTTGTCGTGGGTTCGATGGCAAAGCCTTTGCCGTAAACTCGCCGGAAGAGGGGCGTGGCCATGAGGGTGGTGACGATGGCCATGACGACCATGATGGTGTAGAACGTTTGCGTGATGACGCCCTGTTGGAGGCCGATATTGAGGATGATCAGTTCCATCAGGCCGCGCGAATTCATGAGCACGCCGATCATGAGGGCTTGGCGATGGGGTTCGCGGCAGAGTCGTGCGGCGGCGTAGCATCCGCCGAGTTTGCCACCAATGGCGGCGACCAGCACGGCGCCGACGATCAGCCAATGTTCGCCGCTTGTGAGCGCGCCAATTTTGGTGTTGAGGCCGGAAAAAACGAAGAAGAAGGGAAGGAATAGGTTCACAGCCAGAGGCTCGATCCGGGTTTGAACCGCCTTGGCGAGTTGGCCCTTGGGCATGGCGACGCCGATGGTGAACGCGCCAAAGACGGCGTAGACGCCGATGGCGTCGGTGAACCATGCGCCCGCGAACAGGATGAGCACGACCAACCCGAAGGTGGACTGGGAGATGCCCTTCTCGTAGTCTTCGAGGGTTTCGAGGTGGGCGATCAGCTTTCGGATGAGCGTGAGAGCGACGGTCACGAATAGGATTCCGCCGCCGATGGCCCATGCAGCGATGAAGACATCGCCTTTGCTAACGGCGAGCACGATAGCGAGCAGGCTCCAGGCGGCTACGTCGTCCGATGCTCCGGCTCCGATGGCGAGGGTTCCCAGCGGGGTGCCGGAAATTCCCGCCTCGTAAATGATGCGGGCGAGCATGGGAAAGGCGGTGATGCACATCGCCGCGCCGACGTAGATGGCGGCGATGGACGGCTGGATTTGGTGGCCGAACATGTCGGTTCGGTTCTCTAGGAAAAGGAAGTAGACGGCGCACCCGAGGACGAACGGGAGGATGATTCCGGCGAGTGAGACACCTAGGGCCGCGCGTGAACGGGAGCGGATCAGTCCGAGGTCGAGCTCCAGCCCGATGACGAACATGTAGAGGATCAGGCCGATTTGGGCGACGACATAGAGAATGGTCATCGACGGGTGGCGGGTGCCGCCATCCGATTGGGGGAAGAGGTATTGCTGGGTTGACGGAGCGAGGGCACCGAAGACCGAGGGGCCGAGAACCACGCCTGCGATCATCTCCATGGTGACCTGCGATTGACCGAGAAATTTTTGGCCGAGCCAGCCTAGTAGTCGGCACGTCGTGAGGACGACAAGGACCTGTAACATGAATCGGAGCATCATGTCGAGGTCGGACATCCACCTACGTTACATGACGGGCGGCGGTCTTGTCTATCGGTCCTGGTTTGGAAGTGGTCTTGAGGATTTTCCCCTCCCGTCTCCTGACATGGGTCAGGAGACACCCTCCACCATTTTCGCTACGCGAGAAATCGGAGAGGGAATTGGAATCGACTTTCCGATTCCGTTGGCCAAAGAGACATTCGATCGTCTACATCGAACTTGGCAACTCGTCAGGGCGTTCAACTTCCCGCATAGCCTTCGGCTATACGGGCCACCCGGGGTTTGGCGACAGGTGAGGTGGAGATTTGCGCGGGCTATGCACTTGTGAGCGAGACGCTCACTGCTCCGTTTGGCGAGACAAGTCTCGCTCGCGAAAGCGCGGATGAATCCGCGCAGTCCACATGAGCCGATCTCCTTAGATCGCCTTTTTGGTGGGCTGGAAGCCCACCCTCCCAATCGACTCCACCTGCTTGCCGCGGTTGGTGGGCGAGACGCCCACCTTCCCAGGACGACACCATGCTCGCGGTTACTCGAAGGTGATGGTCGTGTCTTTATTGAATCGCACGCCAAATGTCGTGCCTTGCTTAAGCGTCACGTCTTGCGCGTATGTGTTGTTGTGCGACTGCCCGATGAGGAAGCCGATCGCCGCGCCAAGGATGCCGCCCGCGAGCAGGTCACCGCCAGTAATGGCGGCGGCTACGACACCAACCGCCGCCCCGGTCGCCACATAATTGGTCGAGGTGTGTCGGTAGGCGGGAGCCGCCATCAGGCGCCCTTTGTCGTTGGTCACCGACCGCTTATCGATCTTCATCGTGGTGGCTTCGATTGGGAATCGTTCGCCGTTGGCCAGCACGAGCGTGTCGGCGGACAGTTCCAGTTGACCAGCGGTTTTGCCTTGGCGAGCCCGCGCGGCGCTGACGTGCCCCTCGACCTTGGTGCCCTTGGGGAGGCCGAAATAGTCGGGCTGTTTGCCGGTGTCGAGAGTCGCCGTGAATTTGTCGCCGACCTTGGCCGTTTTGGATTCCAGCTTGTTGTCCAGCTTGACCTTGAGGACGCTTCCCTCGGGCTGTTCCGAGGTTTTCGGCATTCCGGCGAAGCAGGTCGATGCGATGATGCCGACTGCGAAGGCGGAAACGATCTTGGACGAATTTGAAAATCGATACACGTTCATGTCTATACCCACGGGCTCCATGGCCTCATCTGTAAGGACAGTTGAATTGGAGAATCTGTTACCGAAGTCCTAGGTCTTCGGGTTCTTTTTGAGTTCGATCCGCTTGCGAACCTCAGCTCGGAAGCGGTCCCATTGATCCCTTGGGGCGTCTCGGTTGGGGTGGCCTTCCATTCCGAATTGTTTAGCGGCGATAATTGTGGCCAAGTCTTGAACGCGGAAAGTAGGAAGGAACGGGTGCAGGTTGAGGAGCGCCAACT from Armatimonadota bacterium encodes the following:
- a CDS encoding FAD-binding protein, which codes for MATNWAGNQTYGSQGILAPSSVDRLRDLIVKSEKVKALGTRHSFNSGADTEGVQISTERLNQVLHLDPERHTVTVQGGISYGKLSAYLAEHGLALHNLASLPHISVAGACATATHGSGVKNGSLATAVRAIEFVNAHGDLVQLDEEDEDFHGAVVNLGALGVVTSMVLRVQHTFEVRQLVYQNLPLSELASDFDAIAGSAYSVSFFTTWRSDTIDQVWQKHVGFGGVAPETFHGATLSPVKLHPLPDHSAEHCTEQLGIPGSWHERLAHFRMDFTPSSGEELQSEFMVPRQNTYQALQEINILREKISLILHVSEIRTAASDRLWMSPAYAQDVTCIHFTWKKNWPAVQALLPEIEAALVPFRAIPHWGKLFLMRHDYLKTVVPKMGDFKALVAKHDPNGKFRNPYLDQVLG
- a CDS encoding cation:proton antiporter codes for the protein MSDLDMMLRFMLQVLVVLTTCRLLGWLGQKFLGQSQVTMEMIAGVVLGPSVFGALAPSTQQYLFPQSDGGTRHPSMTILYVVAQIGLILYMFVIGLELDLGLIRSRSRAALGVSLAGIILPFVLGCAVYFLFLENRTDMFGHQIQPSIAAIYVGAAMCITAFPMLARIIYEAGISGTPLGTLAIGAGASDDVAAWSLLAIVLAVSKGDVFIAAWAIGGGILFVTVALTLIRKLIAHLETLEDYEKGISQSTFGLVVLILFAGAWFTDAIGVYAVFGAFTIGVAMPKGQLAKAVQTRIEPLAVNLFLPFFFVFSGLNTKIGALTSGEHWLIVGAVLVAAIGGKLGGCYAAARLCREPHRQALMIGVLMNSRGLMELIILNIGLQQGVITQTFYTIMVVMAIVTTLMATPLFRRVYGKGFAIEPTTNLA
- a CDS encoding flagellar protein FlaR produces the protein MRRVMVIGNGGGGKTTLSLRLAEAKGLPLTEVDLIQFRPGWERTPADEVRARLDEVHDQDAWLIDGFGPWDSIERRAELADTIIFVDHPIWVHFWWACERQIAAALGQERVGGPEGCDLREVTKEMFETLWRVHENLRPMLVELVEHHPEKTIWIKSPEELDAFLAGLA